From one Perca flavescens isolate YP-PL-M2 chromosome 19, PFLA_1.0, whole genome shotgun sequence genomic stretch:
- the LOC114546089 gene encoding leucine-rich repeat and fibronectin type-III domain-containing protein 2, with translation MESGTSGKCGMKERMMKKRGMRREMQVEMQQVVDAQVNQDAEYSVGLWIARHSTMPVPPPLNPRRKKHLPDTHRHPKQRAEGSTFPSLFPPSILSLSLLPPLFVSSLPSSSHLVHCACPRATKKTRLDSAPFPAFHWLALVTCCLLPSLIGAGETWGVVSACPFHCVCRNLSESLSTLCADKGLLFVPPHVDRRTVELRLADNFITEVGGIDFVNMTGLVDLTLSRNTIHLIRPMTFGDLESLRSLHLDGNRLTTLGPRDLAGLVNLQHLIVNNNQLVKVSVEAFDDFLLTLEDLDMSYNNLRRVPWESIQKMASLHTLNLDHNLIDHIAEGVFGELYKLARLDMTSNRLRTMPPDALFARSQTGAISPTPYNAVISLNFGGNPLHCNCELLWLRRLIRGDDMETCATPPHLAGRYFWSIPEEEFTCEPPLITRHTHKLWVLEGQRATLKCRSIGDPEPVVHWVSPDDRIIANSSRTSSFSNGTLDMLVTVVRDDGAYTCIAINAAGEATATVDLKIIPLPHRGGAGGNTGHNNVNTKNNRNVTNGILRVDPGSSDISTGKNGGINNGAGRGGEVEDGRRGGEDHEGDSNRASEGERADGGSMEDDVGDEEEERMVGVQGVTSTSAQVRWDMGRMSAAYVVWMYQIQYNCTADETLIYRILPPTSDRFLLKNLVSGVDYNLCVLAIFDDTITTLAATKVLGCATFSTKDVYPACRSLQAHFLGGTLTILVGGVVVVTLLVFTVALMVRHRVCNHGDHMICHNGNTEAGGGACSQGGCGGGGDKGGNSGGCYQSNGSGDMMMVVLPNGLPSKRGGETDKVKENEKEDSASSLPPKLPPKPRPKPKVNLEHFLSAGGVVSMTTGAVGEMALVVRQRKLDKAPPYTPESDRTPLYYSPSPSSTLPRQSHSRDRPKPRLERELTNRASFSLAAPLRDSELLDWRISPRSRDKWNSSQAYQSPLSPLSPVCGTVSKRRHSLDMGSSVALATDAATTVAKRYGAVNYAKRLSVIWTRRSQSLHGMLVQCASTTSTTSSTTSDEESGGGFGARCQFQQGYIHAYNTTNSNSNTGISTGKASSVKDRGRQTGKDGKSAEELEESVV, from the exons GTCTGTGGATCGCCAGGCATTCTACCATGCCTGTCCCCCCACCCCTCAATCCCCGCAGAAAAAAGCACCTGCCCGACACACACCGCCACCCCAAACAAAGGGCAGAAGGTTCCACCTTCCCTTCCCtcttccctccatccatcctctctctttctcttctcccccctctcttcGTCTCATCTTTGCCCTCCTCATCCCATCTCGTCCACTGCGCATGCCCCAGGGCCACGAAGAAAACCCGTCTCGACTCTGCCCCTTTCCCGGCGTTTCACTGGCTGGCTCTGGTCACATGCTGCCTGCTGCCTTCTCTGATTGGAGCAGGGGAGACGTGGGGCGTGGTCTCGGCCTGTCCCTTCCACTGCGTGTGTCGAAACCTTTCGGAGTCGCTCAGCACGCTCTGCGCCGACAAGGGCCTCCTGTTTGTCCCCCCGCACGTTGACCGCCGCACCGTGGAGCTGCGACTGGCTGACAACTTCATCACGGAAGTGGGCGGGATTGACTTTGTCAACATGACCGGATTGGTTGATTTGACTCTGTCGAGGAATACCATTCACCTGATCCGACCAATGACATTTGGTGACCTGGAGAGTTTGCGCTCGCTGCATCTGGATG GCAATCGCTTGACAACACTTGGGCCCAGAGACCTCGCAGGTTTGGTCAATCTGCAACACCTGATTGTCAACAACAACCAGCTGGTCAAAGTCTCCGTCGAGGCCTTTGACGACTTCTTGCTCACACTGGAAGACCTCGACATGTCCTACAATAACCTCAGGAG GGTGCCATGGGAGTCCATTCAGAAGATGGCCAGTCTGCACACTCTCAACTTGGACCATAACCTGATAGACCACATAGCGGAAGGTGTCTTTGGAGAGCTGTACAAGCTTGCAAGGCTGGATATGACATCCAACAGGCTCCGGACCATGCCTCCTGATGCCCTATTTGCAAG GTCACAGACAGGTGCAATAAGCCCCACCCCCTACAATGCTGTCATAAGCTTAAATTTCGGTGGGAATCCTCTGCACTGCAATTGTGAACTGCTTTGGTTACGCCGGCTTATTCGTGGGGACGACATGGAGACGTGTGCCACacctccacacctggctggaag ATATTTCTGGTCAATTCCTGAGGAGGAGTTCACGTGTGAACCACCTCTCATCACCCGTCACACTCACAAGCTGTGGGTGCTGGAGGGCCAGCGAGCCACGCTAAAATGCCGTTCCATTGGCGACCCAGAGCCAGTAGTCCACTGGGTTTCACCAGATGACCGCATCATTGCCAATTCATCCCGGACCAGCTCCTTCAGCAACGGGACCTTGGATATGTTGGTAACCGTTGTCCGGGATGACGGGGCATACACATGCATCGCAATAAACGCAGCGGGCGAAGCAACTGCCACCGTGGACCTGAAAATAATCCCCCTGCCTCACCGGGGCGGAGCAGGCGGAAACACAGGGCATAACAACGTGAACACCAAAAACAACAGGAATGTGACAAATGGGATTTTACGGGTCGATCCGGGCTCCTCGGATATCAGCACAGGGAAAAACGGAGGGATTAACAACGGCGCAGGACGTGGAGGGGAGGTGGAGGATGGGAGGAGAGGTGGCGAGGACCATGAGGGCGACAGTAACAGGGCCTCTGAAGGGGAAAGGGCCGACGGAGGGAGCATGGAGGACGACGTAGGGGACGAGGAGGAAGAAAGGATGGTTGGAGTACAAGGGGTTACTTCAACCTCAGCTCAGGTCCGGTGGGATATGGGGCGCATGTCTGCTGCTTACGTTGTCTGGATGTATCAGATACAGTACAACTGCACCGCCGACGAGACCCTCATCTACAG AATTCTACCGCCGACCAGTGACCGTTTCCTGCTGAAGAACTTGGTTTCCGGTGTGGACTATAACCTGTGTGTGCTGGCCATTTTCGATGACACTATCACAACATTAGCAGCGACAAAAGTGCTGGGCTGCGCCACGTTCTCCACCAAGGATGTTTACCCAGCATGCCGCTCTCTCCAAGCCCATTTCCTGGGCGGTACACTGACCATATTGGTTGGCGGTGTTGTTGTCGTCACCCTGCTCGTGTTCACGGTGGCGCTCATGGTTCGCCACCGCGTTTGCAATCATGGCGACCACATGATATGTCACAACGGCAACACTGAAGCAGGAGGCGGGGCCTGCAGTCAGGGTGGATGTGGAGGGGGCGGGGACAAAGGGGGAAACAGTGGCGGGTGCTACCAATCAAATGGTTCCGGGGACATGATGATGGTGGTCCTGCCCAATGGTCTGCCGTCAAAAAGAGGAGGGGAGACTGACAAGGTGAAGGAGAATGAGAAGGAAGACTCTGCTTCCTCTCTGCCTCCAAAACTCCCTCCAAAGCCCAGGCCAAAACCTAAAGTCAACCTGGAGCATTTTCTTTCCGCTGGGGGCGTAGTTTCCATGACGACAGGGGCAGTAGGTGAGATGGCATTGGTGGTGAGGCAAAGGAAGCTGGACAAGGCGCCGCCATACACCCCTGAAAGTGACAGAACTCCCCTCTACTACTCCCCTTCCCCTTCATCCACCCTGCCCCGTCAGTCACACTCCAGGGACCGCCCGAAACCCCGTCTGGAGCGAGAACTTACCAATCGGGCCAGTTTCTCTCTGGCTGCCCCCCTGAGAGACTCAGAGCTGTTGGACTGGAGAATCAGTCCCCGAAGCAGGGACAAATGGAACTCCTCACAGGCTTATCAGAGCCCTCTGTCCCCTCTAAGCCCCGTCTGCGGGACCGTTAGCAAACGGCGGCACTCTCTGGATATGGGTTCCTCTGTTGCCCTGGCGACCGATGCTGCCACGACGGTTGCCAAGCGCTATGGTGCTGTCAATTACGCCAAGCGGCTGAGCGTGATCTGGACGAGGCGGAGCCAGTCTCTCCACGGAATGCTAGTGCAGTGCGCCTCGACGACGAGCACAACGTCTTCGACGACCAGCGATGAGGAGAGTGGCGGGGGCTTTGGGGCACGTTGCCAGTTTCAACAGGGATACATCCACGCTTACAACACCACCAACTCCAACTCTAACACTGGGATCAGTACTGGGAAAGCGAGCAGTGTAAAAGACAGGGGGAGGCAAACGGGGAAGGATGGAAAGAGTGCTGAAGAACTGGAGGAAAGTGTAGTGTAG